The nucleotide sequence GTTGCAGCCACCCGGCGAGCGCGACACCCGGCACCAGCAGCAGCGCCAGCGCCGCCACGCCGTGCAGTCGATGCCCGCGCCCATCGGGGTTATACCGGGCTTCCAGCCAAGCCGCCAGCCGCCCGAATCCCGCCAGCGGGTGGAGCCGGCGCGGCTCGCCGAGAAGCCGGTCGAGCAGCAGCGCTGCTGCGACCAGAAGCGCGCTCAGCTCGATCCCCACTGGTTCTCGAACAGGCAGTCGGCGACGGCACGGCGGCGGTCCCAGCCTTCGCTTTCCAGCATCGGCGCGTCGTAAAACGCATCGACCTGCCCGAGGCAGAGGATCGCCACCGGCTGCCCGCCGGGCGGGATGTCCAGCAGCTGCGCGACCGCCTGCGGATCGAACAGCGACACCCAGCCCAGCCCCAGCCCCTCGGCGCGCGCTGCCAGCCACAGGTTCTGGATCGCGCAGGCGACCGAGGCGAGGTCCACCTCGGGCAGGGTGCGGCGGCCCAGGATATAGGGTTCGCGCGCGTCCATCAGCGCCGCCACCCACAGTTCGCCGCAGTCCAGGATGCCTTCGACCTTGAGCCGCATGAAGGCATCGCCGCGCTCGCCCAGCGCCTCGGCGGTGCGGATGCGTTCGGCCTCGACCAGGGCGTGCAGGCGCTGGCGCAAATCGGCCTGGGTGATGCGGATGAAGCGCCACGGCTGCATCAGACCGACGCTGGGCGCCTGATGCGCCGCCGCCAGCAGCCGCTGCCGCACCTCGGGGGCGACCGGGCCGGGGCGGAAGTGGCGCATGTCGCGCCGCTCGCGGATGACGCGATAGACCGCGTCGCGCTCGGCCGGGCTGTAGGCGTGGGCGCTCATCGGGCGCGGCGGCTCACAGGTCGATGCCGCGCTGCGCCTTGACGCCGGTGCGGTAGGCGTGCTTTTCGTCGGCGATGACCGACACGGTGTCGGCCAGTTCGATCAGCGCCTCGCTGGCGCCGCGCCCGGTGACGATGACATGCTGCATCGGCGGGCGGTTCGCCAGCGCGTCGAGCACCTCGTCGGCGTCGAGGTAGCCGTAGCTCAGCAGATAGGTCAGCTCGTCCAGGATCACCAGCTGGTACGACGCATCGCCCAGCATCCGCCTGGCCACGTCCCAGCCGCGCTGCGCGGTGGCGATGTCCTGCTCGCGGTTTTGCGTGTCCCAGGTGAAGCCGTCGCCGAGCACATGCCACTCCACCCCGTGCTGCTTGCCGAAGAAGGCTTCTTCGCCGGTGTCGGTGCGGCTCTTGATGAACTGGCAGACGCCGGCTTTCATGCCGTAGCCGAGCGAACGCGCCAACGTGCCGAAGGCCGAGGTGGACTTGCCCTTGCCGTTTCCGGTAACGACGATGAGCAGGCCGCGTTCGATCGTGGCGGCGGCGATCGTGGCGTCGATGACAGCCTTTTTGCGCGCCATGCGCGCCGCGTGGCGTGCGTTTTTCGCCGGCTCAGCGCTCACGACGCGTTCCCATCAGCGTGCGCGGATCGCCGTCGCGCCGGAAGACCGCCGCCAGCGCCACATGCACGGTCGCCGCCAGACCCACGTACAGCGCGAACGTACCCAGCATGGGCGGGAAATATTTCTCGAGACGCAGGACGAGGCCGGCCAGCGTCGGGTCGGCGAAGCGTCCCGAGTAGAAATAAAATCCGCCGGTGGTGAGCAACTGAGCCACCGCCACGACCGCCAGCGCGACGCCGGCCAGCCTGAACAGGCCAAGCAGGGACAGGCTGTGCCCGCGGGCATAGAAGCGCCCACCGGCAAACAGCGCCAGATAGGCCGGGATCAGCAGCCAGTAGGCCGGCGACACGCAGAAATCCGACACCCCGCCCCAGGTGATGGCGACGTAGTCGATGACCACGCTGGCGGCGATCAGCGCGGGCACCACCCACAGCGCCCGCACGTACACGCCGAGCAGGAAAAAGATCGCCCACGAGGCGTCGGGCAGCGAATGGATGCTGGCCCAGTGATGGCTGCGGGTGAGGAGCATCATCAGGACCAGCACGAAGCCGATCGCGATTTGTTGACGGCGGGTGAGATTCAACATGGGGCTCCTTCATCAGCGCTGGGGTCATTGTATCTGGGCGGGGCGGAATCGCCCGCCCCTTAGGTTTACTTGCCCGGCTGGTAACGCAAGCTCACGAACACGCTACGCCCCGGCGTCTCGTAGAAGCGCGTATTGGTTCGCGCCAGCGCGTAGTCCTTGTCGAGCAGGTTGTCGATGCGGACCCCGAGCCGGGTGTCCTTGTTCAGCGTGTATTCGTAGGCGACGTTGACCAGGCCGTAGCCGGCCAGTTGTTTCGCTCCGTTCACGTCCAGACGCCGTGAATAGGC is from Thiobacillus denitrificans ATCC 25259 and encodes:
- the bluB gene encoding 5,6-dimethylbenzimidazole synthase gives rise to the protein MSAHAYSPAERDAVYRVIRERRDMRHFRPGPVAPEVRQRLLAAAHQAPSVGLMQPWRFIRITQADLRQRLHALVEAERIRTAEALGERGDAFMRLKVEGILDCGELWVAALMDAREPYILGRRTLPEVDLASVACAIQNLWLAARAEGLGLGWVSLFDPQAVAQLLDIPPGGQPVAILCLGQVDAFYDAPMLESEGWDRRRAVADCLFENQWGSS
- the cobO gene encoding cob(I)yrinic acid a,c-diamide adenosyltransferase codes for the protein MSAEPAKNARHAARMARKKAVIDATIAAATIERGLLIVVTGNGKGKSTSAFGTLARSLGYGMKAGVCQFIKSRTDTGEEAFFGKQHGVEWHVLGDGFTWDTQNREQDIATAQRGWDVARRMLGDASYQLVILDELTYLLSYGYLDADEVLDALANRPPMQHVIVTGRGASEALIELADTVSVIADEKHAYRTGVKAQRGIDL